A genomic stretch from uncultured Pseudodesulfovibrio sp. includes:
- the kdsA gene encoding 3-deoxy-8-phosphooctulonate synthase: MADLYQASRSGPFILAGPCAIESRKIALQTAGTLAELAAKLDLPLVYKSSFDKANRTSVTSFRGPGMEKGLEILAEVKRVTGLPVVTDIHHPEQAAPVGEVADVLQIPAFLCRQTDLLVAAAKTGRIINIKKGQFLAPWDMKNAVEKVRASGNEQIWLTERGSTYGYNNLVVDMRSIPQMQSFGVPVVMDATHSVQLPGGLGGMSGGQREYVPVLASAAVAAGVNGVFMEVHPDPDKALCDGPNSLPLDKVEALLIRLKALWELNRDC; encoded by the coding sequence ATGGCAGACCTTTATCAAGCAAGCAGGTCCGGCCCGTTCATTCTGGCCGGTCCTTGCGCTATCGAAAGCCGGAAGATCGCACTTCAGACAGCTGGAACACTGGCTGAGCTGGCGGCGAAGCTGGATCTTCCGCTCGTCTACAAGAGTTCCTTCGACAAGGCCAATCGGACTTCCGTGACCAGTTTTCGTGGTCCCGGCATGGAAAAAGGGCTGGAAATATTGGCCGAAGTGAAAAGGGTAACCGGATTACCCGTGGTCACCGACATTCATCACCCGGAGCAGGCCGCTCCTGTTGGTGAAGTGGCGGACGTGCTCCAGATTCCGGCATTTCTGTGCCGTCAAACTGACCTGCTTGTAGCTGCTGCCAAAACCGGCAGGATTATCAACATCAAGAAAGGACAATTCCTGGCACCCTGGGATATGAAGAATGCAGTGGAGAAAGTCCGCGCCTCCGGTAACGAACAAATCTGGTTAACCGAGCGCGGGTCTACTTACGGATACAACAACCTTGTCGTGGACATGCGTTCCATCCCACAGATGCAGAGTTTTGGTGTCCCCGTGGTCATGGATGCCACGCATTCGGTGCAGTTGCCAGGTGGACTCGGTGGGATGTCCGGCGGTCAACGGGAATACGTCCCTGTACTTGCTTCCGCTGCTGTGGCGGCAGGAGTCAACGGCGTGTTCATGGAAGTGCACCCTGATCCAGACAAAGCATTATGCGATGGGCCGAACAGCCTGCCGCTTGATAAGGTGGAAGCATTGCTGATTCGCTTGAAGGCATTGTGGGAGTTAAATCGTGACTGCTAA
- a CDS encoding HAD hydrolase family protein, whose amino-acid sequence MTANPTKLAQNIKLLVLDVDGVLTDGGLYYGDDGIVMKRFHVQDGLGIKLAQAVGLEIGVITGLNQKPVEMRVRELGITHYYAGKHDKAPLFKEICEKVGVSPSEAAFMGDDWIDLGVMRVAGFAMSVPNAVPEAIDAADWVSTRKGGEGAVREAIAFILDARGLKGEALKQWAE is encoded by the coding sequence GTGACTGCTAACCCGACCAAGCTTGCACAAAACATCAAGCTGCTTGTTCTCGACGTTGATGGCGTTCTCACCGACGGCGGTTTGTATTACGGCGACGATGGAATTGTCATGAAGCGTTTTCATGTTCAGGACGGACTCGGTATCAAGCTGGCGCAAGCCGTCGGCCTTGAGATCGGTGTCATTACGGGGCTGAATCAAAAGCCTGTCGAAATGCGTGTCCGAGAACTGGGGATTACTCATTATTATGCTGGGAAGCACGACAAGGCACCGCTTTTTAAAGAAATATGTGAAAAGGTCGGTGTGTCTCCATCTGAAGCGGCATTTATGGGTGATGATTGGATCGATCTCGGCGTCATGCGTGTCGCCGGGTTTGCCATGAGCGTGCCTAACGCTGTCCCAGAGGCTATTGATGCCGCGGATTGGGTTTCAACCCGTAAGGGCGGTGAAGGTGCCGTGCGAGAGGCTATAGCATTCATTCTTGATGCTCGTGGGCTTAAGGGTGAAGCTTTAAAACAGTGGGCAGAATAA
- the lptC gene encoding LPS export ABC transporter periplasmic protein LptC, translated as MKGRPALILVLIFAVGLVVGITVNTVFFSDPIIEPDSAQTDGSKSRKRLLEEADVTAEDIELVQGRQGSMSWKLLAKTAKYNQEQGLIGVERPQLTAYFGEDRKEVYVRADRGEVDQGNDNLTLYDGVSGRFGDMALDAQQLDYVGAIDKVYLKGGVTVRRPDMTIEAKAMEIDLVTRQLVAAGGVTALLAPTGLDKNPLNEDEE; from the coding sequence ATGAAAGGGCGTCCGGCTCTGATACTTGTTCTCATATTCGCTGTCGGTCTCGTTGTCGGGATCACAGTGAATACTGTATTCTTTTCTGATCCGATTATTGAACCCGACTCGGCACAGACCGATGGGTCAAAATCACGCAAACGCCTACTGGAAGAAGCCGACGTCACTGCTGAGGATATAGAACTCGTACAGGGCAGACAGGGGAGCATGAGCTGGAAATTGCTTGCTAAAACAGCAAAATATAATCAGGAACAAGGACTCATCGGCGTAGAGCGTCCTCAGTTGACGGCCTATTTCGGCGAAGATCGTAAAGAAGTCTATGTCCGGGCGGATCGTGGTGAAGTCGATCAGGGAAACGACAACCTGACTCTTTACGACGGTGTCTCCGGTCGTTTCGGAGACATGGCCCTTGATGCCCAGCAACTTGATTATGTCGGGGCTATTGATAAGGTATATCTCAAGGGCGGTGTGACTGTTCGTCGACCTGATATGACCATTGAAGCCAAAGCGATGGAAATAGATCTCGTCACTCGCCAACTTGTAGCAGCCGGGGGCGTAACAGCTTTACTGGCACCTACAGGCCTTGATAAGAATCCGTTGAATGAAGATGAGGAGTGA
- the lptA gene encoding lipopolysaccharide transport periplasmic protein LptA produces MKNIFALATLLLLVVLTLPSMVFAEEWGEIREATVNLNVREQPDKKSGHVLTLAKGQRVKVDFIENGWAAIFNLTEAKRDLNKAVGYANVKYLEPVTVSPAPAPVESKETTAQSETVVKAESGEGEVKASVATAPKGDPVKMGINPSRMPVKISSDRMTYDETGKVVSFVGNVVAEHGQLTLWADNLSAYLASKSGKKFTADSVDRIIAEGNVRAQKGTAEGTCGKLTYFVNDQLLQMEQNPLLQDGPNSLTGEIIKFDIKDNRSEVEGGKGQRVKAIFMTPGNMKVQ; encoded by the coding sequence ATGAAGAATATATTTGCACTGGCGACCCTGCTTCTGTTGGTCGTGTTGACACTTCCTTCCATGGTTTTTGCTGAGGAATGGGGTGAAATTCGTGAGGCCACAGTCAATCTCAATGTCCGAGAACAGCCCGACAAGAAAAGCGGACACGTCCTTACCTTGGCGAAAGGGCAGCGGGTCAAGGTTGATTTTATTGAAAATGGATGGGCGGCCATATTCAATCTTACTGAGGCCAAACGTGACCTGAATAAAGCCGTAGGCTATGCAAATGTAAAATACCTTGAACCTGTTACAGTTTCACCTGCACCTGCGCCAGTAGAGAGTAAAGAAACTACGGCACAGTCTGAAACGGTTGTGAAGGCTGAAAGCGGTGAAGGGGAAGTCAAGGCCTCGGTGGCAACAGCTCCCAAGGGAGATCCTGTCAAAATGGGTATTAATCCGAGCCGGATGCCAGTCAAAATTTCATCTGACCGCATGACTTATGACGAAACCGGCAAAGTCGTTTCCTTTGTCGGCAACGTTGTTGCCGAACATGGCCAACTTACCTTGTGGGCGGACAACCTGTCAGCGTATCTCGCTTCCAAAAGTGGGAAAAAATTTACGGCTGACAGTGTTGATCGTATTATTGCCGAGGGAAATGTCAGAGCCCAAAAAGGAACTGCTGAAGGAACCTGCGGCAAGCTGACGTATTTCGTGAATGATCAGCTCCTACAGATGGAGCAGAATCCGCTTTTGCAGGATGGCCCCAACAGTCTGACAGGTGAAATCATCAAGTTTGACATCAAGGACAACCGTTCCGAAGTCGAGGGGGGTAAAGGGCAACGGGTCAAAGCCATTTTCATGACTCCCGGCAACATGAAGGTACAATAA
- the lptB gene encoding LPS export ABC transporter ATP-binding protein, translated as MSTGLRAANLSKRYGQKEVVHGINLELNPKEVVGLLGPNGAGKTTTFYMLVGIVEPNTGNVSLGGVDLTEKPLHERARMGVSYLPQESSIFRKLTVRQNLEIILEQTSMSSNQQKARADELMEMFTITKLADQAAMFLSGGERRRLEIARALILDPQFILLDEPFAGIDPIAVIDIQEIISVLKSMEIGILISDHNVRETLNICDRAYLVYEGNVILEGSPEEIVQNSRARQIYLGEDFRL; from the coding sequence ATGTCAACTGGACTGCGAGCTGCGAATCTTTCGAAGCGTTACGGGCAGAAAGAAGTCGTTCACGGCATCAATCTGGAACTGAATCCCAAGGAAGTCGTCGGCCTGCTCGGCCCGAATGGCGCAGGTAAGACAACAACATTTTATATGCTCGTCGGCATTGTTGAACCCAACACAGGCAACGTGTCTTTAGGGGGGGTGGACCTGACCGAAAAGCCGCTTCATGAACGCGCTCGCATGGGAGTCAGCTATCTGCCTCAGGAAAGTTCCATTTTCAGAAAGCTGACTGTACGCCAGAACCTTGAAATAATACTTGAACAGACGTCCATGTCCTCAAATCAGCAAAAAGCTCGAGCTGATGAGTTGATGGAAATGTTTACCATCACAAAACTTGCTGATCAGGCTGCCATGTTTTTGTCTGGCGGAGAACGCCGGCGTCTTGAAATAGCCCGCGCACTTATTCTTGATCCTCAATTTATCCTTTTGGATGAACCTTTTGCAGGCATTGATCCCATTGCTGTTATCGACATCCAGGAAATTATCTCCGTACTGAAAAGTATGGAGATCGGTATCTTGATTTCAGACCATAACGTTCGCGAAACACTCAATATTTGCGATAGAGCCTACCTTGTATACGAAGGGAACGTCATTCTTGAAGGATCACCGGAAGAGATCGTTCAAAATAGTCGTGCCCGTCAAATCTATCTGGGTGAAGACTTCCGTCTTTAA
- the rpoN gene encoding RNA polymerase factor sigma-54 has translation MGLELRQQLKLSQQLVMTPQLQQAIKLLQLSRLELLETVQQELMENPFLDEIETETEVPDSSEVLTESQAEEELVRNADWENYLGEFSSTSKQATGRDSEIPEEGMSFEARLASKPSLEGHLNWQMRLSNFTEQELAIGEIILGNVDSNGYLQASIEELQSMVQATDEEVESTIKRIQRLDPVGVAARTPQECLLVQMDVLGYDDPILVSLVTDHLEDLEKNRYKPLTRKFKISMDELKEYLDMLQTLDPMPGSNFSSTEPHYVSPDVFVYKYGDDFVIILNEDGLPRLQMNAFYMDSMKGAANKEKEYFQEKMRSAAWLMKSLYQRQRTLYKVVESIVRFQREFFEEGVTKLKPLILKEVAENIEMHESTVSRITTSKYVSTPHGIFELKFFFNSALDLNDGSQVGSESVKALIKKMIAGEDTKKPLSDERIGEILQEKLEVNIARRTVAKYRSAMGIPSSSKRKQYF, from the coding sequence ATGGGATTGGAACTCAGACAACAACTCAAGCTTTCTCAACAACTGGTCATGACACCGCAATTGCAGCAGGCCATCAAACTGCTGCAACTCTCGCGTCTTGAGTTGCTTGAAACTGTTCAGCAAGAGCTTATGGAAAACCCGTTTCTCGATGAAATAGAAACGGAGACCGAAGTTCCTGACTCTTCAGAGGTTCTCACGGAGTCCCAGGCTGAGGAAGAATTAGTTCGCAACGCCGATTGGGAAAACTATCTCGGCGAATTTTCGAGTACATCAAAGCAGGCAACCGGACGGGATTCAGAAATCCCTGAAGAGGGCATGTCGTTTGAAGCTCGTCTTGCATCCAAGCCTTCTCTTGAGGGGCATCTCAATTGGCAGATGCGTCTTTCAAATTTCACAGAACAGGAACTCGCTATTGGCGAAATAATACTGGGTAACGTCGATTCCAACGGATATCTACAGGCCTCCATCGAAGAACTGCAATCCATGGTCCAGGCAACGGATGAAGAGGTTGAATCCACTATTAAACGTATCCAACGACTTGACCCCGTTGGTGTCGCGGCGCGGACTCCGCAAGAGTGTCTGCTCGTTCAAATGGATGTTCTCGGATATGATGATCCCATTCTTGTGTCGCTCGTCACCGATCACCTGGAAGACCTCGAAAAGAATCGCTACAAGCCCCTGACACGCAAGTTCAAGATATCCATGGATGAGCTCAAGGAATATCTGGACATGCTTCAGACGCTTGATCCCATGCCCGGTAGCAATTTTTCAAGCACAGAACCTCATTATGTCAGCCCGGACGTCTTTGTTTATAAATACGGAGATGATTTTGTAATCATTCTCAACGAGGACGGGTTGCCGCGTTTACAGATGAACGCCTTTTACATGGATTCCATGAAAGGTGCTGCAAACAAGGAAAAAGAGTATTTTCAGGAGAAGATGCGATCTGCCGCGTGGCTTATGAAAAGCCTGTACCAGCGTCAGAGAACATTGTATAAAGTAGTTGAGAGTATTGTCCGTTTTCAACGAGAGTTCTTCGAAGAAGGCGTGACAAAACTCAAACCCCTGATTCTCAAGGAGGTAGCCGAGAATATCGAGATGCATGAATCCACGGTGAGTCGTATTACAACAAGCAAATACGTCTCAACTCCACACGGTATCTTCGAGTTGAAATTCTTCTTTAACTCGGCCTTGGATTTGAACGATGGTTCTCAAGTGGGTTCGGAGAGCGTTAAGGCGCTCATCAAGAAAATGATTGCAGGTGAAGACACGAAAAAACCACTCAGCGATGAACGGATAGGTGAAATACTTCAAGAGAAACTTGAAGTAAATATTGCCCGGCGAACTGTGGCCAAATACCGTTCAGCAATGGGTATTCCGTCTTCATCAAAACGCAAGCAGTATTTCTAA
- the raiA gene encoding ribosome-associated translation inhibitor RaiA → MNISFTFKNFEPSDHLKEYASKRFEKVARYVSDSESDLQVNLQVDKFRHKADVILNSEGIHISAYEASEDMYSTIDMVLDKLEAQLRKMREKMKSRSKQGRGNKMVQLNVLSYQELPSEAAPTIVGTDEYVPKPMSVDEAAMQLDALDNEFLVFRNAETEDVNVIYKRKNGDYGLIDPGY, encoded by the coding sequence ATGAACATCAGCTTCACTTTCAAAAACTTTGAGCCGTCCGATCATCTCAAAGAATACGCTAGTAAGCGGTTTGAAAAAGTAGCAAGATACGTTTCCGATTCCGAATCCGATCTTCAGGTAAATCTGCAGGTTGACAAATTTCGTCACAAAGCGGACGTTATTCTGAATTCGGAAGGCATTCACATATCGGCTTATGAGGCTTCAGAAGACATGTACTCTACCATTGATATGGTTTTGGACAAACTTGAAGCCCAATTGCGCAAGATGCGTGAGAAGATGAAAAGTCGTTCCAAGCAGGGGCGCGGCAACAAAATGGTACAGCTGAATGTGCTGTCCTATCAAGAGTTGCCCAGCGAAGCTGCACCTACCATTGTTGGCACGGACGAGTATGTTCCGAAACCGATGTCTGTTGACGAAGCCGCCATGCAGCTTGATGCTCTTGATAATGAATTCCTGGTGTTCCGCAACGCCGAAACCGAAGACGTTAATGTCATCTACAAAAGAAAGAATGGCGATTACGGCCTCATTGACCCTGGATACTAA
- a CDS encoding PTS sugar transporter subunit IIA, whose translation MKLGDYLAKELVLPEMLSETKSDILKELITPLGDKYPEMDTDLAVRVLLDREKLGTTGIGDGIAIPHGKLENLDKIVVIVGRSLQGVEFDALDHQPCSIFFLVLAPEQAAGMHLRILAQISRLLKDETFRQSFLEADSIDELWGLLKGV comes from the coding sequence ATGAAACTTGGTGATTACCTGGCGAAGGAACTTGTCCTTCCCGAAATGCTGTCCGAAACCAAATCGGACATTCTGAAAGAACTCATTACCCCGCTAGGGGATAAATATCCTGAGATGGACACGGACCTCGCGGTCCGTGTCCTTCTCGATCGTGAAAAGCTGGGAACAACAGGTATTGGCGACGGAATAGCCATCCCGCACGGCAAACTGGAAAATCTTGATAAAATCGTTGTCATTGTAGGCCGGAGTCTGCAAGGGGTCGAATTCGATGCCCTTGATCATCAGCCGTGTTCAATTTTCTTTCTTGTTCTTGCGCCAGAACAGGCGGCTGGAATGCATTTGCGCATACTGGCTCAGATTTCCAGGCTTTTAAAGGATGAAACATTTCGTCAATCTTTTCTTGAGGCTGACAGCATCGATGAATTGTGGGGGCTTCTCAAGGGTGTTTAA
- the rapZ gene encoding RNase adapter RapZ, with protein MTPANSFPVVIVTGLSGSGKSTALKVFEDLGFFCIDGLPSEMSPKITDLILKFDSKYRGLALGMDLRQLEFVDGWDQALRDFNTLGITPQVLFIEARMNELVRRYATTRRPHPLESRNLGLEQALDQEKSLLEPVRSGAALVLDTTNYSIHDLRRVIQTKWSAIEEVGRGMRVHLISFGFKYGVPSEADLVFDLRFLPNPYFDEKLRSLSGMDKSIAQFVVGSDVGSEFNTRFLDFLSYMLPLYADEGRYRITLALGCTGGRHRSVAVGESVLATLKKKGYTVSIEHRHMELG; from the coding sequence GTGACACCTGCCAATTCTTTTCCCGTTGTCATTGTGACCGGGCTTTCAGGCTCGGGGAAAAGCACAGCCCTTAAGGTCTTTGAGGATCTGGGGTTTTTCTGCATTGACGGGCTGCCTTCGGAGATGTCGCCAAAGATCACGGATCTCATTTTAAAGTTCGATTCCAAATACAGGGGCCTTGCCCTTGGTATGGATTTACGACAACTCGAATTCGTTGACGGGTGGGACCAGGCGCTGCGTGACTTCAATACACTCGGTATCACTCCTCAAGTTTTATTCATTGAAGCTCGCATGAATGAGCTTGTCCGTCGATATGCGACAACTCGTCGACCGCATCCATTGGAGAGCAGGAATCTTGGTCTTGAACAAGCTCTCGATCAAGAAAAAAGTCTCCTTGAGCCCGTTCGATCCGGTGCTGCATTAGTTCTGGATACAACGAATTACTCCATCCACGATCTTCGGCGCGTTATCCAGACAAAATGGTCCGCCATAGAGGAAGTGGGGCGCGGCATGCGTGTGCATCTCATTTCTTTCGGTTTCAAATACGGTGTGCCGTCTGAAGCTGACTTGGTCTTTGATTTACGGTTCTTACCAAATCCTTACTTTGACGAAAAACTCAGGTCACTGTCTGGTATGGACAAATCAATTGCTCAATTTGTGGTCGGTAGTGACGTCGGCAGTGAGTTTAACACGCGTTTTCTTGATTTTTTAAGCTACATGCTTCCCCTGTACGCTGATGAAGGGCGCTACAGGATCACACTGGCCCTTGGTTGCACGGGTGGTCGACATCGGTCGGTAGCTGTGGGAGAGTCCGTACTGGCGACCCTGAAGAAAAAAGGGTATACTGTTTCGATTGAACACCGACATATGGAACTTGGATAA
- a CDS encoding PTS sugar transporter subunit IIA: protein MASKSEKKNAMVGIVLVTHGTFGEALLDAAKMVMGQQENCLAVGIDVEKSVDETMEAVRKAIHTVENGKGVVALTDLFGGSPTTMSLSLMKSENLEVITGVNLPMLVATLQSRKMDLNALAETVKTAGRQGIKVAGAMLRKKTKK, encoded by the coding sequence ATGGCTTCAAAGTCTGAAAAAAAGAATGCGATGGTCGGCATCGTTCTGGTTACCCACGGCACCTTTGGGGAAGCCTTGCTTGATGCTGCTAAAATGGTCATGGGCCAACAGGAAAACTGTTTGGCTGTGGGTATTGATGTCGAAAAAAGTGTGGACGAGACTATGGAGGCCGTTAGAAAGGCCATACATACCGTGGAAAACGGTAAAGGTGTTGTCGCACTGACAGACCTGTTTGGCGGTTCGCCGACCACCATGAGCCTCTCTCTTATGAAATCAGAAAATCTTGAAGTCATCACCGGCGTCAATCTGCCAATGCTGGTGGCAACGTTGCAATCGCGTAAAATGGACCTGAACGCTCTGGCCGAAACGGTCAAAACTGCTGGAAGACAGGGCATCAAGGTCGCGGGCGCGATGCTTCGAAAAAAAACGAAGAAATAG
- a CDS encoding PTS sugar transporter subunit IIB: MILVRIDNRLIHGQIIETWLPYTGAKQVVVANDELAHDILQQEIMSLAIPQTVDSSFVGVDALNDLLEQMNFDSGQTIVLFSSCADAKRAYEAGFDFDILNIGNVHYSPGKKQISPSVALSDEDENCLKILNRKGVKLDFRCVPNDPVQVRFES; the protein is encoded by the coding sequence GTGATTCTTGTCCGTATAGACAACCGCCTGATTCACGGCCAGATTATTGAAACATGGCTTCCTTACACAGGCGCGAAACAGGTCGTAGTCGCCAACGATGAACTTGCACACGATATTTTGCAACAGGAAATCATGTCGCTGGCCATTCCCCAAACCGTGGATAGTTCATTTGTCGGCGTTGATGCGCTTAATGATCTGCTGGAGCAAATGAACTTTGATAGCGGTCAGACTATCGTGCTTTTTTCTAGCTGCGCAGATGCAAAACGCGCCTATGAAGCCGGTTTCGATTTTGACATCCTTAATATTGGCAATGTCCATTACAGCCCAGGAAAGAAACAGATCTCTCCAAGTGTTGCATTGTCTGATGAGGACGAAAACTGTCTCAAAATTCTCAACCGAAAAGGGGTAAAACTCGATTTCAGGTGTGTCCCCAATGACCCGGTTCAGGTAAGGTTCGAATCATGA
- a CDS encoding PTS sugar transporter subunit IIC produces MGLFWGAFSGDYTTSLYIAIFFELLWLDLIPVGTFIPPHLTAATFSALSLTTYFGLEHPAKIMGVLFASMPLAWLGTQIEMMIREQEQGSYNRLLNWARNPDAVNLPGTLIMKSMARTFILLGLSFFIAILIIKQCLQLFFSLYPGFLVSIDITWAHLWVAATLGGLMALRVKRAYAVLTTGISLFVIFLVWSRF; encoded by the coding sequence ATCGGACTTTTTTGGGGTGCGTTTAGCGGCGACTACACAACAAGTCTTTATATTGCTATTTTCTTTGAGCTTTTATGGCTCGATCTCATACCAGTAGGAACATTTATTCCACCGCATTTAACCGCTGCAACATTTTCAGCGCTTTCTTTGACAACATACTTTGGCCTGGAGCATCCGGCAAAAATCATGGGGGTTCTCTTTGCCAGCATGCCTCTCGCCTGGCTCGGTACCCAAATTGAAATGATGATACGAGAACAGGAGCAGGGGAGTTACAACAGATTACTCAATTGGGCTCGGAATCCAGACGCTGTGAATCTTCCTGGTACATTAATCATGAAATCCATGGCGCGCACTTTTATCTTGCTAGGCCTTTCATTTTTCATCGCCATTCTCATAATTAAACAATGTCTTCAGCTCTTCTTTTCACTGTATCCTGGCTTTCTCGTATCCATTGACATCACATGGGCACACCTATGGGTAGCTGCTACCCTTGGTGGATTAATGGCACTTCGAGTGAAACGTGCGTATGCCGTCTTAACGACGGGTATAAGTCTTTTCGTTATTTTCTTAGTTTGGAGCCGTTTTTAG
- a CDS encoding manganese-dependent inorganic pyrophosphatase — translation MAILVVGHKNPDTDTVASAIAAADLYTKRGMEAKAVTQGEIAPETAFVLEKFGFAAPEIVADATDQQIILVDHTDISQTIDNLDKGELVAVVDHHKLGDVTTSGPLEMWVWPVGCTGTVLKNMYDFYNVEVPANVAGILLCAILSDTVMFKSVTCTDADKEAVEALAKIAGVDDVMALGMEMFKVKSAVDGASPSELVFRDYKDFDMSGNKVGIGQLEVVDLSMLDAHKEALQAEIEKVKADGRHSVFLLLTDIMKEGSEMLIASDDASVVEKAFGIAPEGTSVYLDGVMSRKKQVAPNFIKAFEG, via the coding sequence ATGGCTATTTTGGTTGTTGGACACAAAAACCCTGATACTGACACCGTCGCTTCCGCGATTGCTGCCGCTGATCTGTACACAAAGCGTGGTATGGAAGCCAAGGCTGTTACCCAGGGCGAAATCGCTCCTGAGACTGCTTTCGTTCTCGAAAAGTTCGGCTTTGCCGCTCCCGAGATCGTTGCCGATGCAACTGACCAGCAGATCATTCTGGTCGACCACACCGACATCTCCCAGACCATCGACAATCTGGACAAGGGCGAACTCGTTGCCGTTGTTGATCACCACAAACTTGGTGATGTCACCACTTCCGGCCCTCTGGAAATGTGGGTCTGGCCTGTAGGCTGTACCGGCACTGTTCTGAAAAACATGTACGATTTTTACAATGTGGAAGTACCTGCCAATGTTGCCGGTATATTGCTGTGCGCTATCCTGAGCGACACCGTCATGTTCAAGTCCGTCACCTGCACCGATGCTGACAAGGAAGCTGTAGAAGCTCTTGCCAAGATCGCTGGTGTTGACGATGTCATGGCTCTGGGCATGGAAATGTTCAAAGTCAAGTCCGCTGTCGATGGCGCAAGCCCGAGCGAACTGGTCTTCCGTGACTACAAGGACTTCGACATGTCCGGTAACAAGGTTGGCATTGGCCAGTTGGAAGTCGTGGACCTGTCCATGCTGGACGCCCACAAAGAAGCCCTTCAGGCTGAGATCGAAAAGGTCAAAGCTGATGGTCGCCACTCCGTCTTCCTGCTCCTGACCGACATCATGAAAGAAGGTTCCGAGATGCTTATCGCTTCTGACGACGCTTCCGTTGTTGAGAAAGCTTTTGGTATCGCTCCTGAAGGTACCTCCGTATACCTTGACGGCGTAATGAGCCGTAAAAAACAGGTTGCTCCCAACTTCATCAAGGCCTTTGAAGGCTAG